A stretch of Campylobacter volucris DNA encodes these proteins:
- a CDS encoding methyl-accepting chemotaxis protein: protein MKIKSIVSKVNILVGILFFITIIIISTVAYFQSKQSSFEYLRENHNKVLFDVGYIFNTYEADNQSAIKYLANFAIENHILDDEKEIFSALKLTQEFVGFEIVFLVTEDGVTYDSRGVKRTLSSGFDGRSRSWYIGAKKNMDLFTSGPYKSTTLGVEGIAYSTPLIIDGKFKGVVAGIYGLEQYSADALEVGKTENSFVAVYSQDGTTMFHQDPKLILTKTVLGQNIAKAITDDPGLLDPENIDTLFYAKDDNGVVQAVLCDRTPNPNINICAMVENDTYTKASDLALKTQLIIGSIALIAALILVKIFASYLLGPIFVIQSGLNSFFDFINHKTKDSNLIDVKTNDEFGAIAKAINENITKTKNALEQDAKAVEQSVETAKEIEHGNLTARITAIPASPQLVELKNVLNNMLSVLEEKVGSNMNEINRVFDSYKALDFTTEVKDAKGEVEITTNVLGQEIIQMLRQSSEFANLLATESGKLQSAVKDLTDSSSSQASSLEETAAALEEITSSMQNVSSKTSEVIAQSEEIKNVTSIIGDIADQINLLALNAAIEAARAGEHGRGFAVVADEVRNLAERTQKSLGEIEANTNILVQSINEMGESIKEQTTGITQINDAVAQIDHVTQENLKIAKDSAAISENVNQIANDILEDARKKKF from the coding sequence ATGAAAATAAAAAGTATTGTTTCAAAAGTAAATATATTAGTTGGAATTTTATTTTTTATCACAATCATTATTATAAGCACTGTAGCATATTTTCAATCAAAACAAAGTAGTTTTGAATATTTAAGAGAAAATCACAATAAAGTCTTATTTGATGTTGGTTATATCTTTAACACTTATGAAGCAGACAATCAATCAGCTATAAAATATTTGGCTAATTTTGCAATAGAAAATCACATTTTAGATGATGAAAAAGAAATTTTTAGTGCATTAAAACTAACTCAAGAATTTGTTGGTTTTGAAATAGTATTTCTAGTAACAGAAGATGGCGTTACATATGATAGTAGAGGAGTTAAAAGAACTTTAAGCAGTGGTTTTGATGGTAGAAGTAGATCATGGTATATAGGTGCAAAGAAAAATATGGACTTATTTACTAGCGGACCTTATAAATCAACCACTTTAGGCGTAGAAGGTATAGCATACTCAACACCATTAATTATAGATGGAAAATTTAAAGGAGTTGTTGCTGGTATTTATGGTTTGGAACAATATTCAGCAGATGCTTTAGAAGTAGGCAAAACAGAAAATTCATTTGTTGCAGTATATTCTCAAGATGGAACAACTATGTTTCATCAAGATCCAAAACTTATACTAACCAAAACAGTTTTAGGGCAAAACATAGCCAAAGCTATTACTGATGATCCTGGTCTTTTAGATCCTGAAAATATCGACACTTTATTTTATGCAAAAGATGATAATGGTGTTGTACAAGCTGTATTATGCGATAGAACACCAAATCCAAATATCAATATTTGCGCTATGGTGGAAAATGATACCTATACAAAAGCTAGCGATTTAGCACTTAAAACTCAACTTATTATTGGCTCTATTGCATTAATTGCTGCACTAATCTTAGTTAAAATTTTCGCATCTTATCTACTTGGTCCAATTTTTGTTATCCAATCAGGTCTTAACTCATTCTTTGACTTTATCAATCATAAAACCAAAGATTCTAATCTAATAGATGTTAAAACCAATGACGAATTTGGAGCTATAGCTAAAGCTATCAACGAAAACATCACTAAAACTAAAAATGCTTTAGAACAAGATGCTAAAGCAGTAGAACAATCGGTTGAAACAGCTAAAGAAATAGAACATGGTAATCTAACAGCAAGAATTACAGCAATTCCTGCTAGTCCTCAATTAGTAGAATTAAAAAACGTATTAAATAATATGCTTAGTGTATTAGAAGAAAAGGTTGGTTCTAATATGAATGAAATCAACCGTGTATTTGATAGCTATAAAGCATTAGACTTTACTACAGAAGTAAAAGATGCTAAAGGTGAAGTAGAAATTACTACTAATGTATTAGGACAAGAAATCATACAAATGTTAAGACAATCTTCTGAATTTGCTAATTTACTTGCTACTGAAAGTGGTAAATTACAAAGTGCAGTAAAAGACTTAACTGATTCTTCATCTTCTCAAGCTTCTTCTTTAGAAGAAACAGCTGCTGCTTTAGAAGAGATTACTTCTTCTATGCAAAATGTTTCTTCTAAAACTAGTGAAGTAATTGCTCAAAGTGAAGAGATTAAAAATGTTACTTCTATTATTGGAGATATTGCTGATCAAATCAATCTATTAGCATTAAATGCTGCAATTGAAGCAGCACGTGCTGGAGAACATGGTCGTGGATTTGCTGTTGTTGCTGATGAAGTTAGAAACCTAGCTGAAAGAACTCAAAAGTCTTTAGGTGAAATAGAAGCTAATACTAATATCTTAGTTCAATCTATTAATGAAATGGGTGAAAGTATTAAAGAACAAACTACAGGTATTACTCAAATTAATGATGCTGTAGCTCAAATTGATCATGTAACTCAAGAAAATCTTAAAATAGCTAAAGATAGTGCTGCAATATCTGAAAATGTTAATCAAATTGCTAATGATATCTTAGAAGATGCTAGGAAAAAGAAGTTTTAA